The DNA sequence TTCCACACAAGTCAATACGTTGGTGGCCACCTGAGTAAGTGGCTATACGAGCTGCTTGATACAcacaagctgctgccccccGGAAGTCGAATCAGTGTCGGGTGGCCTTGACGCTATAAATGGAGCTTTAGAGATATTGAAGCAAGGTAAAACAGCGGGAAAGGGCATGGTGATTCGAATTAAAGAGCCTGATTCTTTGATTGAATGCCTTGCCCAAGCATGAGCGCAGAGACTGAGCAAATTTGGTACTGTTTGGCCTACCTTGCTTCTTCCGCCATGGAAACTCTGGAGTGCATAGTGTGAGCCTATTTTCGAGCGCATCATGATATTTAGATTAGAGAATGATATGCGTTGGGACGGATCCATCAGCCTGGTCATATTTGCCGCGTGGCTCCATGAATTAAGTGTCTGCATGCGCTTAAAGAAATGCGAAAGTCAACACTTGAGAGTAAAGTCATCTTGAAGAACAGAAACGAAGCAATATTGTAAATTGAGCTGGCAAGAGCTATCTTGTATTGTATGTCATTGCGTAATAAATGTAGCTTTTGGAAAGTGAGAGCAACGCCCAAGTACAAATGTTCCACGCATTATCTCTGCACCAAGCCAATCTGGAGATCGATATCATCATCCAGAGCAGCGGGCAATTAGCCGAATCCAAAGTAAGGTATGGCATAATGATGAACCACAGAGACTCGCCATCAAAACTCAGTCCCAGTACTTAGATTTCGTACTGTTGGCCATACTCCACGACTGCATAGAGTAACACAGTAACAACGTGCTCTGTGTTGAATGTGGAATGCAGATATGATGAGCAATTAACGACTCATTAACAGCCATTCGCACGCAGCTCTTCAGGGGTATCAGGTTGGTTTTGCCAGTGCGCCTTGATGATTGCCGGATGCTTGCTCAAGTTCTCACTCGTCTTTGTGATTATTGGGAATGCGTCGAGATCAACGCCATATCGCTGCGCATTCCAGACAGCTGGCAGCAGACAAACGTCTGCCAATGTGATGTTATCGCCTACAGAGTACTGGCCCGCCGAGTCCTTAGCCGTCGTCTCATAAGCCTGGAGTACTTCTGTCATTATTTCCTTGTTCCACTGCTCTGGGCTGGCGCCGAGTCTCTTGATGCGTTTCATTATCCTCAGGTTTGTGACTGGCTGCAGGTCGCAGGCAATGATATTGGCTAGCGTACGGGTGAGGGCCCTTGCCTCTGGATCTGAGATTGGCGGCAAAAGCTGATAGCTCTGGGGGAGCGTCTCGTCGAGATactcgatggcggcgagcgATTGGCCGACCTTGAAGATACTACCGTCGCTACCTTTGCGCAACAGCAAAGGCACAGTAGCGTTGGGATTGAGGGCCTTGTGCTCGCCAGACAAATGTTCTTGTTTGAGGAGGTTGATGGTCTTCATTTCATACTCAATACCCTTGAGGTTGAGTACCATTCGAAGGCGGgcagagcaagaagagcggAAATAGCTGTAAATGGTGTATGTTGGACCCGACATCTTGATGTGAGTAGCTCACTCTATGTGGCGGGACTAGAAGTATTCGAGATATAGTACGTGTCTGTTGTAGAGTTCAACAAttggaaatgagaagaagaagaatattctGCTGtaggagggagatgagaAAAGTGCAGAAACAAAGGACTTGACTTGAGGTTGAAGTTGTTAGTTATGGAAGCAAACATTGCGTAGCACAATGATGGCTTTATGAACTCAGGCCTCGGATAGCGCCGCGGAAATGGCACCGCCAAACTGATTCCGAGATGGCCATCCGCTGGTAGCCTTGGTGGGCCGAAAATCTGGAGTATTGTGGCGCTTTTAGGTAACTCTAACGCAAGTAGGCAAACAGTACCCTCTGCTTTCATTCCGTTGAATTTTTTGGTCCGAGCCTCAAACAATGGTTAGTCAAAGGGCGCAGATGGAATTCCATGATTATACGAGTGAGACGGGTGGCGacgcaaaaagagagaaaataaTATGTATAATTATATGAATTTGTAAATGTATTTGTAATTGAAGAAGCCATTATCTTCTTATTACTAGTTCCATGAACACCGTCAGACCCCGCCAAAGACGTGCAATAGCGGCTCAACCTTAGCCGACGAGCCGTTTGGACAATGTACCGATattctctctcgcttctACCCTTCTCTCATCAATGCTATATGCCTATTGGCTACTTAACAGTTGATGGCTAGGTACCCGTTATTGAGTTGCAAGCATAAGCCCCTACGTAACTACGCATTTATGACGCCAAATCGCGATTAGACGTTGGACTACGGGCCTTTCCGTGCCTTCTGGCATTTGTGGCTGAGATTGTAACAACAGGGGTTGGTGTAAATATGCGTTCCTGAACACGAGTTTAACAACAGATATAAAATAGTGCGTTTACCTCTATACTTGCGCCATTGAAATGAGTGGAAAAGAGCTTGTAAGTCTCTTGCATGCGCTGAGAGTGCAATCTCTAGAATGACCGGTTGCACCTTCGACCGATATCCGCCACTAAATCTGCCCATCTTTGATTAACGTCATGGCCACAAAGCGATCACACACGCCGATGATAACACAGCCATAGGCTTGCACTCTTTCAATAGACATATTTTCTTACAGACAGGCATTTAACATGCTCACAAATCTGTGCTCTGCAACATATATCAGGATTGGCCGGCCAGGCTTTGATCTTCATATAGATCCTTCACACATCCATTCGGCTACATATTTCATCCGCCTTACGCTTCCCCActcagctccagcatccGCAGTGAATACCAAAATCGGGCACCCAGCAACTTCAAACGCACCATGTTGCGCGTTGACGAAACATTGCGCGTAGATATATTAAACTATATTAAGTTGCAGGGCGCTAAGCTCATCATAACCTGTTTTCAGTGCCAAGAGGTATATTGTCTCCTCAGCTGCCACATTTTCATTGGCTGCAACCCGGAGTGAAAGAGCCGTCTCTGTGGCTAAAGTTGCTAGAGTCTGTCAATTAGTCGTTCCTTTTTACATCAGTACTGGAAGAAGCACATCTCACCGCTTGGctatttttctcttgttcgTTTCATCACAGGTTGGGTGTTTATACTCATTCAGCTCAAGTAACTGTGAAAGTTTCTTCCACGCACTGACCCTGAGACATTTGAGCGAAGCTCGTGCCCGCTGCCTGTCAGTGACTCTCAGCTGCCCGTATGTGCTTAGATAACAAATGCGACTTTACTAtacaaggcaaaagaagcatCGATCCCGAATTTAGAGCATGGTGCCTAAAGAAACTAGACCAGAAGCTCCATGGTGTAACACGGGTATGCTTCAATTAGCAGGGTAGAGCGTTCAGCCGCACGTCGCCTGCAGAGATGGACCAGGTTGGCCCACCCAACCATCTCTTCTCGTCACGTAGACTGAAATACGAGCTGCAATATCGCTGAGATGGCAATGAGAAGAGACTCGGAAAATTGAGGTTGAATGTGCTACAAAATCTTGATTCTTCACCCTTGTTTATAAATAAAGGACGTGAGTTGTAGAAATAAGTATTCGTTGTCCATAACTATACGTTGCTTTTGGCAATTTTGTTTGGCTCGAAGCTGTTTTCACTAAGGACAGGCGGGACATGACAATAGACTAAAAAACAAAGGTCGCCTACAAGTTGCAGCTACCTTGTTATGGTATAGCAGGCCAAGAGCAGACAAATAAAGATTAACGAGAAGCATTGGGTATTCCTTCGTCAAATCTTGCACCAATAGCATCCTGGTCCACAACTCTAGCTTCCAAGTCGTTATGCCGGTATATCGTTGGCCATCCGATTGTGCAGTAGCTTGGATAGTTCAAAGCGAGAGAACGGTATTAAATTGAGCAAAGTGCCCAGTTGCTAATGTTGTTTGGGGGGAATCTTTCCTACCCAGCTCTCCGCACTTGACTCTTGCCGATAAGCTTTCGCAACTAATAAAATGCAGTCTGTATTTCTATTGCTCTGGGCTGCCACTCTCTCGAGTGCTAAGCTTTTTGTGAATTATGATGAGAAGCTGGAAGGTCGTCCCAAAGTATACACGGTGgtgaaagaagaagttggGCGACTGGATATTCCATCAAAATCGGGCCATACGAACAATGATAGCAAAGTGCCACCTGGCATTGACTTGAAGCCCAGAGAAGCTCTCGACATCTTGCTCGGCAAGCGCCAAACTTGTGCTCAGGGTTACGGATATTGTCCCAGTGAGTGGCCCTCCACATGTTGGCATAAGCATTTCAAAACAAGTCACTAACTGCGAGAATTGCTTATTGCAGGTGCTGGAGGATGCTGCGTCACGAATagcctttgctgctcttaTGGGTATTGCCATACTCAAGGATCCGCGTGCTGTCCGACTGGTCCATGTGGCCAAGGCCAGACTTGTTGCGGCGTCAGCCACTGCATGCCCACAGGAGATCAATGCTGTGAAGACGAATCTCATTGCCCTGCAGGCAATAACTGTTATCTTTCTTCACTGTCCAACGGCATTGTTTGTTGCACCGACGCAAAATGCACGGCTCacgttgatgatggaaagaCTACTTACGCTCGAACAACCACGACAACGCACACGTATACTACTACGTATTATCAAACCTACTACTGGACGGTAACTTGGTGAGTACTTTGTCTGTACTAGAGAATGCTGTGCTGATAACTCTTATAGGTACTATTGGTATTATTACTGGACGTACTCGATCGACATTCAAGCATCCATCGTGACCTCCACGCGCTCAACCACCCAAACCGTTTTCAGTGTAAAGACGACCGACGCAGGCGCCGCTTCCGAATACTTCAGCGAAAAGTCTAGAACACTGTCTCTTCCTACacccgctgccgccacctCTCTCGAGTCTTTGGCTGGGAGCACATCATTCCTATCAACGCCATCGTCGAAAGATCCAAGCCCCAGCCCGAGTTCAAACCCAGGTCCCTCTAGTGAGCCAAGCATAACTGAGATACCCAGTGCTCCTTTGGACCCCATCCCCAGCACAGGCAGGCCTGACGATAACGAAAGTAGCAGCTCAAGCGAGAGTCGTAGCAGCTCGACTACTACTCTCCTTCGaagtggtggtgatgatggtggcagTCCTCCAAAGAATGGAGGCAGTGGGTCTTCGGGCGCAAAGCCGTTATGGGCTGGCTCAGACTGGAAGAGTCTTTGGGTTCTTGCGCTTGGTGTTggaactggggtgctggcCGCAGTTCTTTAATTTGGAAATTACGAGGAGGCCAAATGGGAGAGTATTATGGTAATTTTATGATGATTCAAGTAGATCCAGAATCGATTCACAGGGGGAGTCAAGTACGTCACGAATTTCTACGGTGATGCAGTTGGTTCATTGAGCTTATTTATAATCTAATCAAAGATGTATTCTTGTATCTCAGCACCCACGGTGAATCTTACTGCTTCTGTTATAAATCTGCCTGGATGGCTTGTTCCAAGGCAAGATGTCTCTCCAGAATAGTCTTAACTTTATCCAGAGGCAGTGCATCCACGCGATTGCCCTTGAACCCTGTTAAACTTTCTGCCTTGCAGAGAACGTTGTATATAGCCTCTTCAGTAGAATCGGCGGCAGCTTCGAATAAGGCATTGATAGTTTGGTCATCGACTGTCTCCATTACCAAGGTCCTGGCCTTGAACGGATCAACGTCTCGATGATCAGAGCCCACGGTCTGCACTGGAATCTTATTTGCCGTGCTGAATGCGATGAAAATGTCGCCGCTGGGATTGTGTCCGTAGCCACCAACACGAGACAGGCCGCCTGTGGCGCGCTTAGCCAGGCGTTGGAGTTGAATGGCGCTTAACGGAGCATCTGtggcgaggacgatgatgatgctgccgtcCTTTTTatccttggcggcatcataTTCGGCCTGGGCTTTTGCGGCCTCCTTGTTCTTCAACGCTTCCGCAGCGAGGATCCTTCCTACGGGGACACCGGTGATTTTTAGAGGAGGCATCCGGCCGTAGTTGGCCTGTACCAGGGCCGCAACGGTATAgctcttctcatttccttcGCTGTCGAAACCCGGAACCACACGGCTTGAAGTGCCGGTGCCTCCCTTGAAGCCTTGGCACATCATGCCCGTGCCACCGCCAGTGTTGCCCTCTGGAACTGGATCAGAAGATGCTGCGTTGATGCCATCAACGACATGCTGCGGCGTGACAGCAAACTGGGTAAGATCGTTGAGGTGGCCATCAAACGTTTCGCCCACGACGGGCAGGAGAAACCAATCTACACTTCCATCGGCTCCGCTGTACTCTTTAATGGCATGCTGATAGATGCCAGTGTAGCAGTTGCCTACAGCAAAGCTGTTTGTCAAGATGATGGGGCTGTGGAGGAGTCCCGTCTCTTCAATCCAGTGGCTGCCCGTCAGCTCTCCCGAGCCATTGTAGCGGAAGATGCCTGCGTGGCACGCGTTGTGGAACCAATCTTTGCGTGGGAGAATGGTGGTCACTCCCGTGTTGACGGAACCATCAGCGGTGTGGATGGATTTCGTGTGAACGAGCACGCCAGGAACGTCGGTGATGCCGTTCTTGGGTCCCGTTGGCCAGGCTCCGACTTGGATGCCGGGGACGAGATCGCGGAGCCGAACACGACCGGAAGTCGGGCTTGACTGATTCGGCTCGGACATTATTTATGTTTGCCGTTTATCTATTGGCCCTTGCCCAAAACTGAAGAAAATTGCCGTATCTTGCTTCCGACACAGCGGGTATCGGTACGAGATTTGGCCTTGATCCCTAATTGCTCTCTATTCGAGAGTTTGCGGCGCGGAGGGTATCTTGACAACAAGGCCGAGAGCCAATGAATGAGATGGCCGAGCCATCATGTTAAATATACCTGACAAATGAAGGAGCCGATGCAAGTATACCGAAATAAGATGGATGATGGTagtgaggaggaggaggaagaggagaagaatccATTATTAATGACTCACGCCGGCGAGTATTAGTCATAAGCATAAACTTGGCGACGGATCAGATAACTCTAGATTGCACTAGAATGGACACGAGAGAGAAGCAGCCTAACAAGGCCATAAATATGCTGGATGTTAGAGTTGGGTTCATCCTTTGCCTTATTGAAGTGAATGCTCCGAAAGCTGAGGCTTGGCTTTGATCCCTTTTCAGCCCCCAAAATCAGATACCGTTATGCTCATTGGCTATTGGTTTCGGTGTTGCCAGCTACAAGTCAAGGTTATGACATGAGTGATTCTATCTAACATCTCGTCACTGCTGTTTCTCTGAAGATTGGTGATAGATTTCTACACGTATCGCACCATCTGTGATGTTTATCCATCCATTCTGCTTTTGTCAGCGAGTTTAGTCGCAGTAGCCCTCAAGAGTCTAGTTGGTTTCGAGAGTATGCGGGGTAGCTCTGTTTCAATTGCCGCGTGTGGTGTGGAAACAATATCGTCATCCGGCGACGGCTTCTAGTGACTCTTTTTCTGCAACACCACCATTTAACAGTGTGATTGTTGTTCATCTAGATTTTCCGCCGATGTAAAGCTACCGAGCTCTGTTGTGGTATACAGTGTGCAGATGTAAGATGGTGGAGATACAATTGGCAAAAGCCAGTAAGTGTCTGCATTGGTATCTGTGCGCCTGAATAGACCGATTACTTCTGCATACTGGAATTCATATGCTCTTTCATTTATGCTGAggcgctgcttcttgttTATCATGCTCTATCCTCATTAGGTTGCTTCTGAATTGATTGCCGAGTCTCTCATCTACAAGTATgctcccctccttttttgATGACCGCTGGCGGTGTCAACTTTTTTTGCGGTTCCGGGCTTTAATACCGGCAATTATTACCTCTTTGGCTGGGTAAATTACGTTACAAAAAGCCCAGGCGGTACAAAACCATTGTAAGAATCATTGCAATGTTTATCTAGCGTTGCGCCATTGTTCGTTAGCCATCTCCACCCATCAGCACTCTGTTCAGAAATTTCCTTGTTTGCCACAGGGCGTTATGTGGTCTCGTCTCGTATTGATCGCCTAATTCGCTTGCGCTGTTCtggagaggggaaaaagcAGCTCATGCAGCGGGTGGACTTGTGAGTTCTCGGCTTATGAAGCAACACTAGGTATCCATTTTAACAAAAGTTTTAACCAAAAGTACAATAATGGAAGTCAGATAAGTAAGAGTGACGAAAATCGTTGTCCCAGAATGGCTTGCTTGACCATGTGGCTTGCCGCTGGGGGCCAATCCTGGGCACTGGCTCGTCTCGGTCTCGGTCGACACATGGGCCGGCCCTCCTGAAATTCTCGGCCCTTAACGCTTGTGGTTTATTCAGCTCTACGGCCTTATTATTCATCTGCCGTTGGAATAGAACTGGATAACGGTCGACTTAGCGTAGGCTATCTCAACGATAGAATTCTTACACCTTTATATACACTATGCGTACACCGTAAAGCAGCTCAAGTTCAGATCAGCAATCTTCGTTTAGCCTCGAACTGTGCCCGGTAGCCGAAACGCCTTTTCGACGGCTATCCGCTGCAGATCGGTTAACTCGCTAAACCTTTCGTTGTCCCGACTTGCCATACACTTTCGCGACCGCCATGTTTTCAGGCTCAAATTCTAGCGACACCGTGATGGAAGACGGCGGTCACAATGAGCAGCA is a window from the Trichoderma atroviride chromosome 5, complete sequence genome containing:
- a CDS encoding uncharacterized protein (EggNog:ENOG41~SECRETED:SignalP(1-16)), with the protein product MQSVFLLLWAATLSSAKLFVNYDEKLEGRPKVYTVVKEEVGRLDIPSKSGHTNNDSKVPPGIDLKPREALDILLGKRQTCAQGYGYCPSAGGCCVTNSLCCSYGYCHTQGSACCPTGPCGQGQTCCGVSHCMPTGDQCCEDESHCPAGNNCYLSSLSNGIVCCTDAKCTAHVDDGKTTYARTTTTTHTYTTTYYQTYYWTVTWYYWYYYWTYSIDIQASIVTSTRSTTQTVFSVKTTDAGAASEYFSEKSRTLSLPTPAAATSLESLAGSTSFLSTPSSKDPSPSPSSNPGPSSEPSITEIPSAPLDPIPSTGRPDDNESSSSSESRSSSTTTLLRSGGDDGGSPPKNGGSGSSGAKPLWAGSDWKSLWVLALGVGTGVLAAVL
- a CDS encoding uncharacterized protein (MEROPS:MER0004893) codes for the protein MSEPNQSSPTSGRVRLRDLVPGIQVGAWPTGPKNGITDVPGVLVHTKSIHTADGSVNTGVTTILPRKDWFHNACHAGIFRYNGSGELTGSHWIEETGLLHSPIILTNSFAVGNCYTGIYQHAIKEYSGADGSVDWFLLPVVGETFDGHLNDLTQFAVTPQHVVDGINAASSDPVPEGNTGGGTGMMCQGFKGGTGTSSRVVPGFDSEGNEKSYTVAALVQANYGRMPPLKITGVPVGRILAAEALKNKEAAKAQAEYDAAKDKKDGSIIIVLATDAPLSAIQLQRLAKRATGGLSRVGGYGHNPSGDIFIAFSTANKIPVQTVGSDHRDVDPFKARTLVMETVDDQTINALFEAAADSTEEAIYNVLCKAESLTGFKGNRVDALPLDKVKTILERHLALEQAIQADL